The sequence GATACTCGCAAAGACAGTCAAGAATGTGCAAAGGCCAAAACTGAAATTAATGGTAGAGAGGAAAAACAAAAAGGAATAGTTATTGGACATGATGAATATTCAATACTTCCATCTGTCATAAAACTTAAATCAGATCAAAACGGTAGAGGCTTTGATGCCAATTTTCTTTGGAAAAAGAATAATAAAGTGCTGTTAAAGGACAGTAAGACTCTAGATGTTGAATTTTATGAACAAGAAGAAGCAGGATTTAGCGAAGGGGCATTTTCTTTTTTGATAGGAGCTACAGAGGCCATAAATCCTGTAGATATTAGAGATGAAATATATATAAATGAATATATTATGGGAACCTTTAAAAATGCTGTGTCCGATATTGATGAGGAATTTAATCTGAGGCATATAAAAAAATCTGATCTGAATACTTACTTTGATAAAGGAGAGGTAGAATATATTTTGAATGGGAGTAAATCTGAAAGTATCAATCAAACTCTCATGGATTCAAAAATACTACTAATTAGATTTGGTTTAAATTCAATACATGTATTTACCTGTAAAGATAAAAAAATTGTTGCTACATCTATAGCAACAGCGGTGGCAGGATGGTATACGGGTGGAGCAGGTATACCGATTTTGAGGACATTGATACTACTAGGCTGGTCCATGACCGAAGCTGTGTATGATTTAGATGAATTAAAGGAGGGCAAAGATATACCCCTCTATAAAATGGAAGAAAATTGGAAAACCGATTGGAAACCCAGTGTACAAAAAGTATCCAATGAAGCAATGAATAATGGAAAGGATGAAAAAACTTCCTTTGATAAAAGCAAAGCAATGAATACATCATATCAAGATTATCTTAGATTTTCCTTGTTGGTTCAGAATAGGGATATAACAATGAATAGGATTCAAGACCTTATTCAACTTAATATGCAGAAGAATACGGGCAGTAGTGATCTAAAGTTAAGGGAATTTAATACATATATTAAGGTTGAGGTAGTAGTTTCAATTAAATACTTGTTTTTGACTCAAAGTTTTATACCTAGAAAGTTTAAAACAAAAAATAATAGACATGAGTTTAAAGTAATAATGTATCAAGGATACTAGAGGGGATACTATGAATTCTTTTATAAAGAAGCTTTCAAGGAGACAAAGGGGTTCTTTAACTGTTGAAGCGTCATTGGTTTTACCTATATTTATATGTGCAATTTTAACTATTGGGTTTTTAACTAAAATAGTGTATATCCATGAAGTGATTCAGCATGGGATTACAGAAGCGGCAAATGAGATGGCTTCATCAAGCTATTTATATTATGTAAGTGGAAGCTATGATATAGATGATACATTGAGCAGTAACCTTGAGGAAAAAAAGAAAAAATCAGAAGAGCATATTAATAACATAGTTGATTGTTCTAAAGAATTATATGATTGTATTGGTGAAATAAAGGCTGGATCAAAGGATAGTAATAAAGATATAGCTGATTATCCAAAGGATAAAATTATTGGTTTAGCATCATCAATAGTTAAGTCGGAGCTAGATAAAGAAAAAACCCATATTGGCAATACAATAATCAAACAATATATAAGGAAATATGGATTAACTGATAGCAGATTAAAGAAATTAGATATAGAGGGGTTAGATTTTAGCCATTCCTCTTATTTAAGCAGTAATCAAGATATTGACGTTATAGTTAAATATAACGTCAATATCCCCTTGCCCATAAGGATCGTTGATAATATACCAATAGTTCAAAGGGCTACTGCTAGAGCGTGGTTAGGAGGAGATCAATATGCAGATGCTGATGCACTAGCAGATGCTGATGAAGATATAGGGGATAAAAATAAAAAGGTTTATGTTTCAAAAAAAGGATCAAGTTATCATAGGTATGGTTGCTATCGGATATTTAAAGATATTGAAGCTTTAGATTTAAGGGAAGTTAAAAAGCTGGGGTTACAGCCATGTAAAAAATGTCTTCCCCCCCTAGAATGTAATGGGAGATGTATAGTGTTTAAATCTAGGAGGATCAATGATGGAAAATACCATAAAAAGGGCTGTACTCACTTATTTAAGGATATCATGGAAATTGATTTAGAAGAGGCAGCCAAAGGGTATAAGCCATGCAGGATATGCAACCCTCCAAGGGTAGATGATAATTTGGATTAAATCTATATAGATTTCCAAAGGTTAAACTTAATTTATACATCTCAAAATATTCGATGGTTCTGGATATTTTGGACTTGTATAAGTTAAAGTCTATACTAAAATCCCTATAAGTTTAAAAGTACTTAGGGTAGTTTTGAATTCCCTATGAATAATATAGCTTAAAGTTTAGGAGTTATAATATGATTGATTCAACATTAATTTTATTAAAAGTGATATTAAGCTGTATCCTATTATTTATTTCAATAATTGATATAAAAGCTAAGATTATTTCTAATAAGTTGATTATTATTGGAATGATTATTGGAGTGATTATGGTCTTTTTAAATGATAATATCACAATCATGAGTTCATTACTTGTATGTATGATTTGTGGAGGAATAGTAGCTGTGATCTCAATTATAACAAAGGGTTCAATTGGAATGGGAGATGCAAAGCTTTTCGCTTGTGTTGGAATATGGTTTGGTCTACAGACCACTTTAGGAATAATGCTTATAGCAACAATGTTAAGTGGATTTGTGGGACTTATTCTTTTGACATTTAAAAAGGTTAATAGAAAGACTACTATGCCCTTCGCTCCATATGTATTTTTGGCAACTATATTTGTTATGATATTCAATTGAGGAAGTTGCATCGTGACCTTTTTAAAGATAAAAGAAGGGGGGATTGTCTATGCAGGATACCATAAAAGAAAGATTTAAATTTCATTATGAAAACGACTCTACGGAAAGTATTTTAGTGATAAATATGGGTTCAAAGGAAAAAATCTTAGAATATCAAATTGAAATGATAGGTAATAATTCATGTCCAGGAATTCTCAAGCTAGATGTCAGATACAAAAATGGCGACACTAGACTGCATTATAATATTACATCTAAGTTAACTCTATATAAATTTTTACAAAGAAAGAAACTAAATAAAAATGAATTTATAGATATTCTTCTTGGGATTACAAGACCCCTTATTGATTGTGGTGAATACTTATTATATGATAAGAGTTTTTTAATCGATGAAGAGTACATATATATAAACCCTAGTACCCTTGAGATAGGCATGATATATCTGCCCTTAGCCGTTGAGACCAATATCAGTGAGGATTTTAAAAGCTTCCTTAGCAATTTAATTATTTCATCGGCCAGGATGGATGAAGGATCAAATGGAAATTATATGGCAAAAATCTTGAACTATTTAAAAAATGATATTTTTAATATTTATGATTTTGTTAAACTTCTGCAACAGCTTAAAGGCAATGAATCCCAAATAGTAAGAGATATGAAAAACGATATGATGGAGTCTGATATCAATAGAATAAATGATGATAGCATAGCAATTAATCGTGATAAATATATATGCCCAATGGCAGTGGAAGAAGAAAAACATGATAATTTTATAGCTCATAAAGGAAAAAATGCTCCAGAGGCTCTAAAAAATAATGGTATAAAGCAACATGAAAGTGTCATCAAGAATAGATATAAGAGGAAGTATGTATTTATAGCTATAGCATCCCAGATGTTGATAGCCATTGCTTTATCCTTAAGTTTTAATAAAATTAGGGCAGTTGCTGGAGACGATTTAAGCACTTTTGCTGGGATTATTTTAATAGTAGCCGCTGTAGATATTCTATTGTTTAGAAATTTATTTAAGAAGGAAAATATGGAAGAAACTGTTGTAATAAGGAAAAATAGAAAAACTAGAATATCCCATAAAGATAGGGAAAAGAAAATGTTGAAAAGAAATGAAAATGATAGGACAATAACCAAAATAGAACCTAAATTACCACAAGAAAATCAAATCATAAATATGTCTAAAAGAGAAATCTACAATGTTAATAGACAAGAATATAATGTTAAAGGAAATAATCAAGTGGCGGCAGCAAATGAAGCAGATGATATACCATTAGTTAATATCAATGAGACTATAATTTTAGATAAAGAAAGATCGGAATTTCCATGTCTACAAAGAATGAATAATGGGATAATGGATAGGGTATCCGTAACAAAATCAAATTTTATTATAGGAAGGCTTGCAAACTATGTTGATTATGTAATTGACAATAATGCCATAGGTAGAACCCATGCTGAGATTTTATATAAAGAAGAACAATATTTTATTAAAGATTTAAATTCTAAAAATGGAACATATCTTAATGAAGAAAAGCTATGCAGCAATAAAGAATATGCAATAAGCAATGAGGATAAAATTATATTTGCAAATATTGAATATAAATTTATTCTATAATATAGATTTCCCAAAGTTAAACTTAATTTATACATATCAAAATATCCGATGTTTTTAGGGATTTTTGATGTGTATAAATTAATTGTTTAACTGGAATATCTATATAGATTTCCCAAAGTTAAACTTAATTTATACATATCAAAATATCCGATGTTTTTAGGGATTTTTGATGTGTACAAATTAATTGTTTAAATTGTATTAATAAATAAAAAGTAATGTACGGAGAGAATGATATGAGAAAGCGAAGTTTTTCTATTGGAGCATTAAGTGAAATAGGCTATGTAAAAAAAACAAACCAAGATAGGATATTAATAAAAATTGGAGAAGGACAGCATGGGGAGTTTGGTATATTTGTAGTCGCCGACGGTATGGGAGGACTTGCAGCGGGGGATAGAGCAAGTGAAATAGTTATAAAAGAATTTAAAGCATGGTGGGATAATAAACTGGCTTTGATTTTCAATAAAAAAGAATCGGTTAGCATAAATATGATAGATAAGGAGCTTAACAGTCTTATTATTAACGTAAATAAAAAAGTGATGGAATTCGGCAGAGGTATAAATAGTAGAGTGGGAACAACACTTTCCATGATGTTTATACATAGAAACGAGTACATAATTAAACATATAGGGGATAGTAGGATATATAAAATAAATCATGAAATAACTAGGCTTACTCAAGATCATTCTTGGATAGAACAACAGATCAGGAGCGGTTGTATAAGCAAGCAAGAAGCGGTGAACCATCCACAAAAACATATTTTGCTTCAATGTGTGGGGGTCAAGGAAGTATTAGATATATTTGAGACAAAGGGAGAAATATCAGAAGAAGATAAATTTTTACTATGTAGTGATGGATTTTATAATCTTTTGAGGAAGAACGAGATGCTTAAGGCTGTAGGGGCATATGATAAAAATAATGAAGATGTACAGGAAATAGTTGAAGAGCTTATGGGGAAAGTTAGAATAAGAGGTGCTTTAGACAATGCTTCAGCGATACTTATATGCCAAGACAGACACAAACAAAAACTAGGACTATTTGGAAGGCTAAGATATATGATTGGTTGATATGGGGGACAGAAATGATAAACGGTGAACTTTTTGATGGAAAATATGAAATCCTTGAAGTGATTGGTACGGGGGGAATGAGTACAGTATATCTTGCTAAAAATGTAAAGCTCGATACCCTTTGGGCTATAAAGAAAATAAATAAGAATTGTAATTCTTATATAGATTTACTTATAGAACCCAATATACTTAAGAAACTAAATCATCCATCCCTTCCAAGGATATTTGATATTATAGAGGATGAAAGTAGTATTTATATTATTGAAGATTATATAGAGGGGATATCTTTAGATAAAAAACTACTGAGGTGTGGCAAAATACCAGAAAAAGTTCTTGTTAAGTGGGCTGTTCAAATATGTGAAGTGCTTATTTATTTGCATGGGTTTAAGCCAAACCCAATCATATATAGGGACATGAAGCCATCTAATATTATATTAACTAATGATGGGAAAATAAAACTAATAGATTTTGGGATATCAAGGGAGTATAAAGTAAATGTAGATAATGATACCACCTATATTGGAACAAGGGGATATGCGGCACCAGAACAATATGGGAGATCACAAAGTGATGTTAGAACGGATATATATAGCTTTGGTATAACCCTATACCACCTTATTACAGGAAAAAGTCCAAATGAGCCACCCTTTGAGATAAAATCCATAAGAGAAATTGATGAAAATTTTTCTCTCGGTATGGAGTATATAATATCAAGATGTACAAGGCCCGATCCAAATCAAAGGTATCAGTCGGTAAGGGAACTTATTGAGGATTTAATAAATATAGATAGAATTGATTTAGATAATAAGAGAATATCTAAGGTTATATATTATAAAGGGCCTATAATCTTATTCCTAATATCACTATTTTCTTATATTACATATCTTGGAATAGTTGAAATTATAAAGTGTATATATTAGAAGACTAGGAGGAAATAATGCTTTTAAAGGGAATCGTATTAATACTTATTGGGTTAAGTGGAATATTTATAACATTAATATGGACTTTTAAATCCTTTAGCGAAAGAAAAAAGGACAAACCATATTTTCTCCATGATGCAGCACAAGATAGCTGCAATACCTCAGAAATATTT is a genomic window of Maledivibacter sp. containing:
- a CDS encoding A24 family peptidase, which codes for MIDSTLILLKVILSCILLFISIIDIKAKIISNKLIIIGMIIGVIMVFLNDNITIMSSLLVCMICGGIVAVISIITKGSIGMGDAKLFACVGIWFGLQTTLGIMLIATMLSGFVGLILLTFKKVNRKTTMPFAPYVFLATIFVMIFN
- a CDS encoding FHA domain-containing protein — its product is MQDTIKERFKFHYENDSTESILVINMGSKEKILEYQIEMIGNNSCPGILKLDVRYKNGDTRLHYNITSKLTLYKFLQRKKLNKNEFIDILLGITRPLIDCGEYLLYDKSFLIDEEYIYINPSTLEIGMIYLPLAVETNISEDFKSFLSNLIISSARMDEGSNGNYMAKILNYLKNDIFNIYDFVKLLQQLKGNESQIVRDMKNDMMESDINRINDDSIAINRDKYICPMAVEEEKHDNFIAHKGKNAPEALKNNGIKQHESVIKNRYKRKYVFIAIASQMLIAIALSLSFNKIRAVAGDDLSTFAGIILIVAAVDILLFRNLFKKENMEETVVIRKNRKTRISHKDREKKMLKRNENDRTITKIEPKLPQENQIINMSKREIYNVNRQEYNVKGNNQVAAANEADDIPLVNINETIILDKERSEFPCLQRMNNGIMDRVSVTKSNFIIGRLANYVDYVIDNNAIGRTHAEILYKEEQYFIKDLNSKNGTYLNEEKLCSNKEYAISNEDKIIFANIEYKFIL
- a CDS encoding protein phosphatase 2C domain-containing protein, which produces MRKRSFSIGALSEIGYVKKTNQDRILIKIGEGQHGEFGIFVVADGMGGLAAGDRASEIVIKEFKAWWDNKLALIFNKKESVSINMIDKELNSLIINVNKKVMEFGRGINSRVGTTLSMMFIHRNEYIIKHIGDSRIYKINHEITRLTQDHSWIEQQIRSGCISKQEAVNHPQKHILLQCVGVKEVLDIFETKGEISEEDKFLLCSDGFYNLLRKNEMLKAVGAYDKNNEDVQEIVEELMGKVRIRGALDNASAILICQDRHKQKLGLFGRLRYMIG
- a CDS encoding serine/threonine protein kinase, giving the protein MINGELFDGKYEILEVIGTGGMSTVYLAKNVKLDTLWAIKKINKNCNSYIDLLIEPNILKKLNHPSLPRIFDIIEDESSIYIIEDYIEGISLDKKLLRCGKIPEKVLVKWAVQICEVLIYLHGFKPNPIIYRDMKPSNIILTNDGKIKLIDFGISREYKVNVDNDTTYIGTRGYAAPEQYGRSQSDVRTDIYSFGITLYHLITGKSPNEPPFEIKSIREIDENFSLGMEYIISRCTRPDPNQRYQSVRELIEDLINIDRIDLDNKRISKVIYYKGPIILFLISLFSYITYLGIVEIIKCIY